GCTGAAGCGACCGGCCGGGGAGGGCTGACGCCCCGCGTGGGGCCCGGGGCCGCTCCGACCGTCTAGGGATTCGGTGCCGGCTCGAGCGGCGGGGGGGGCGCGATCGCCCCTTCGGCGACGACGATTTCCAGCCGCCGGTTTGCCGTGCGCCCTTCGGCGGTCGCGTTCGAGGCGACGGGGCGGTCCGCGCCGTAGCCCTCGAAAGCGATCCTCTCGCCCGCGACACCCTGCTCCCGGAGGAGGTCGGCGACGGTGCGCGCCCGCTCGTCGGCGAGCTTTCGGGCGGCCTGGACGTTCTTCGTCGGCTCGGAGTGCCCCTCGACGCGCACGTTCTTCTCCGGGACCATCAGGAGAATCCCGGCGAGCGTCCCGATCGCCGTGCGGCCTGCCGCCGTCAGGGCCGATCGGCCGGCCTCGAACGAAGCCCCGGGGATGACGACGACGAGGCCGCGGGGCGTCTCCTCCGTCGTGGCGACCTTTCCGAGCGCGTCAGCGAGCCGGCCCGCGAGGACCTCGCGCTCCCGTCCGAGCTCCTCCTGCCGGCCCGCGAGGGCGAGCCTCTCCGCCTCGAGCTGTGCCGTCGCGGCGGCGAGCGCGGCGTTGGCCAGGCGCGTCCGCTCCTGGTCGCGGAGGGCCTGCTGGCGAAGGTCCTCGACCTCGGCGAGCGTCGCTTCGGCCTGCCGTCGTCTTTCGGCCTCGTCGGCAGAGCGGTCGCGTTCCGCGGCTTCCTTTGCCTTCCGTTCCGCCTCGAGCCGCGCCGCCTCCTCGGCGGCGCGGCGCTTCTCGGCCTCGCGAAGCGCCTCCGACGCGTAGAAGGCCGCCCGGCGCGCCTCCTCGGCCGGCGCCTTCGCGCCCTCGCGGACCCAGGACGCTTCCGCTCGGCCGAGCGCCGCGCGGGCATCGGGAAGCGCGCGCAGCTCGCGATCACCTTTCGCAGCTTCGGCGAGGGCGACGAGCGTGCGCGCCTTCACGAGCTCGACGGGCTCGGGCTGCGTCCACTCGAGGGTGGCGATCGTCGCGTTCCGGGGCTTCGCGCTTCCGGAAAGGCCTGCGTGAGTGAACGGCTCGCTGCGCGCTTTCCGTGGATCCGGGGCCCCGCCGGTGAAGAGGACGACGTCGGACGGGAGGGCGAGCCCGGGAACGGTCTCGGCCGTGACGAGGAGCCCGAACGCCTTCCGTGCGGATGTGAGCGTCGTCTCGCCTTTCGCCTCCACGACGCCGAGCTCGCCGAGGCTCTCGACGGTCCCGTCCCTGGCCACCGCCCACGCGACGTACGTCGTCACGTTGCCGCCGAAGAGGATCGCGGGCTTCATCTTCCGCCACGCGAACACCACGCGCGTCCGGTCGCCGTCGGGGCGGACCTCGGCCTCGAGAGTCGCCCCCGCGGGGGCCCGGACGGTCGCGACGAAGGGGATGTCGACCGCCGACTTTCCGTCGAACACGACCTCGTTCAGCCGCACCTCGGCCGCGCGCGCGACCGGAGGAAGACCGAGTGCGAGGGCGGCGAGGAGCACGGCCGGCCGGGCGGCCCGCGGTGCCATGCTCATCCCTCCGTCTCGCGGCGCAAGGCGTCGAACTTCAGGAGGTCCGAGAGGAACTTCGGGAGCTCGGCCAGCGGGAGCTGCGTCGCGCGGTCGGACTTGGCGTTCGCCGGGTCGTCGTGCACTTCGAGGAAGTAGCCGTCGACGCCGACCGAGGCGGCGGCCCGGGCGAGTGCCGGAGCGTACTGGCGGGCCCCGCCGGTCTCCTTCCCGAGGCCACCGGGGAGCTGGAGCGAGTGGGTGGCGTCGTAGATGACCGGCGCGCCGAGGGATCGCATCATCGGCAGGCCGCGGAAGTCGACGACGAGGTTGTGGTAGCCGAACGTCGTCCCGCGTTCGGTCAGGAGGACGTTCGAGTTCCCGGCGCCGCGGCACTTGGCGACGATCTGCGCGCAGTCGTCGGGGGCGAGGAACTGCCCCTTCTTCACGTTGACGGCACGGCCCGTCCTGGCCGCGGCAACGATCAGGTCGGTCTGCCGGCAGAGGAAGGCGGGGACCTGGAGGACGTCGGCGACCTCGGCGGCCACCTCGCACTGCTCGACCTCGTGGATGTCGGTGAGGATCGGCAGGTCGAGCTTCTCTTTCACGGTCGAGAGGATGTCGAGCCCCTTCTCGATGCCGGGGCCGCGGAACGCATCGCCCGCCGAGCGGTTCGCCTTGTCGAACGACGCCTTGAAGACGAGGCGGTCGGCGACGCCGAGCTCTTCGAAGACGGCCTTGACCGCCTTCGCCATCTTCAGGGTGTGGGCGCGCGATTCGATGACGCAGGGCCCCGCGAAGAAGACGGGGCGGCAGCGGTCGCCGGCGGAGAGGTAGGGGGTGATCGATGCGTGGACGGCCATCCTGCCGATCGTAGCCTTTCGGGCCGGTGCCGGCGATGCTCCGGGAGCGTGGAGGGAGGGCCGCTCCATGTACCATCCGTGGCGCGAAGGAGAAGCCCATGGCCGATGCCGCCCTCCGCCGCCTCGCGGCAAACACCCTCCGGACACTCGCGATGGACGGTGTCCAGAAGGCGAACTCGGGGCACCCCGGAATGCCGATGGGGATGGCCGACGTGGCCACCGTCCTCTTCACCCGGTTCCTGAGGTTCAGCCCGAAGAACCCCTCCTGGCTCGACCGCGACCGCTTCGTCCTCTCGGCCGGGCACGGCTCGATGCTCCTGTACGGCCTCCTCCACGTCTCCGGCTACGAGCTCCCGCTCGACGAGCTGAAGGCGTTCCGCCAGTGGGGGAGCCTCACCCCGGGCCACCCGGAGCACGGCCTGACGGCGGGCGTCGAGATGACGACCGGGCCGCTCGGGCAGGGAGTCTCGACGGCCGTCGGCCTCGCCCTCGCCGAGCGGATGCTCGCGGCCCGGTTCAACCGTCCGGAGAACGAGATCGTCGATCACTTCACATACGTGATCGCGAGCGACGGCGACCTGATGGAAGGGGTCTCCCACGAGGCGTGCGCGCTCGCGGGGCACCTCGGCCTGTCGAAGCTCGTCGTCCTCTAC
The genomic region above belongs to Holophagales bacterium and contains:
- a CDS encoding OmpA family protein; the encoded protein is MAPRAARPAVLLAALALGLPPVARAAEVRLNEVVFDGKSAVDIPFVATVRAPAGATLEAEVRPDGDRTRVVFAWRKMKPAILFGGNVTTYVAWAVARDGTVESLGELGVVEAKGETTLTSARKAFGLLVTAETVPGLALPSDVVLFTGGAPDPRKARSEPFTHAGLSGSAKPRNATIATLEWTQPEPVELVKARTLVALAEAAKGDRELRALPDARAALGRAEASWVREGAKAPAEEARRAAFYASEALREAEKRRAAEEAARLEAERKAKEAAERDRSADEAERRRQAEATLAEVEDLRQQALRDQERTRLANAALAAATAQLEAERLALAGRQEELGREREVLAGRLADALGKVATTEETPRGLVVVIPGASFEAGRSALTAAGRTAIGTLAGILLMVPEKNVRVEGHSEPTKNVQAARKLADERARTVADLLREQGVAGERIAFEGYGADRPVASNATAEGRTANRRLEIVVAEGAIAPPPPLEPAPNP
- the kdsA gene encoding 3-deoxy-8-phosphooctulonate synthase, which encodes MAVHASITPYLSAGDRCRPVFFAGPCVIESRAHTLKMAKAVKAVFEELGVADRLVFKASFDKANRSAGDAFRGPGIEKGLDILSTVKEKLDLPILTDIHEVEQCEVAAEVADVLQVPAFLCRQTDLIVAAARTGRAVNVKKGQFLAPDDCAQIVAKCRGAGNSNVLLTERGTTFGYHNLVVDFRGLPMMRSLGAPVIYDATHSLQLPGGLGKETGGARQYAPALARAAASVGVDGYFLEVHDDPANAKSDRATQLPLAELPKFLSDLLKFDALRRETEG